The Bos javanicus breed banteng chromosome 18, ARS-OSU_banteng_1.0, whole genome shotgun sequence genome has a segment encoding these proteins:
- the LOC133229875 gene encoding sulfotransferase 2A1-like — translation MEFPSEHLREVQEDFIIKDEDVLLLTYPQSGTNWLMETVCLIHSKGDPKWIQSVPTGERSPWVEAFSGYNLLKDKEGPRFITSHLFVQLFPRSFFKSKAKVIYLIRNPRDVLVSGYFFWRSAKFVKRPQSLEQYFEWFVEGNVVFGSWFDHTWGWMSMRNKENFLILSYEEMKWDTRSTVEKICQFLGKKLEPEELNSVLKNSSFQAMKENNMSNSSLLKGQYLEENGELLRKGVTGD, via the exons ATGGAATTCCCATCTGAACACCTGAGAGAGGTGCAGGAGGATTTTATTATTAAAGATGAGGATGTCTTACTGCTGACTTACCCCCAATCAG GAACGAACTGGTTGATGGAAACTGTCTGCCTGATTCATTCTAAGGGGGATCCCAAGTGGATCCAATCTGTGCCCACTGGGGAGCGCTCCCCTTGGGTAGAGGCTTTCAGTGGGTATAATCTACTAAAAGATAAAGAAGGCCCACGTTTCATCACTTCTCACCTCTTTGTCCAACTCTTCCCCAGGTCTTTCTTCAAGTCCAAGGCCAAG GTGATCTACCTCATCAGAAATCCCAGAGATGTTTTAGTGTCTGGTTATTTTTTCTGGAGGAGTGCAAAATTTGTTAAGCGACCACAGTCACTGGAACAATACTTTGAATGGTTCGTCGAAGGAAATG TGGTATTTGGATCGTGGTTCGACCACACTTGGGGCTGGATGTCCATGAGAAACAAGGAGAACTTCCTGATACTGAGCTATGAAGAGATGAAA tgggacacgAGGAGCACTGTGGAGAAGATCTGCCAATTCCTGGGCAAGAAGCTAGAACCAGAAGAACTGAACTCAGTCCTCAAGAACAGTTCTTTCCAGGCCATGAAAGAAAACAATATGTCCAATTCTTCCCTCCTGAAGGGTCAGTATTTAGAAGAGAACGGAGAACTTTTgagaaaag GCGTGACTGGGGACTAG